From the genome of Streptomyces sp. V1I1, one region includes:
- a CDS encoding DNA-directed RNA polymerase subunit alpha — protein MLIAQRPSLTEEVVDEYRSRFVIEPLEPGFGYTLGNSLRRTLLSSIPGAAVTSIRIDGVLHEFTTVPGVKEDVTDLILNIKQLVVSSEHDEPVVMYLRKQGPGLVTAADIAPPAGVEVHNPDLVLATLNGKGKLEMELTVERGRGYVSAVQNKQVGQEIGRIPVDSIYSPVLKVTYKVEATRVEQRTDFDKLIVDVETKQAMRPRDAMASAGKTLVELFGLARELNIDAEGIDMGPSPTDAALAADLALPIEELELTVRSYNCLKREGIHSVGELVARSEADLLDIRNFGAKSIDEVKAKLAGMGLALKDSPPGFDPTAAADAFGADDDADAGFVETEQY, from the coding sequence ATGCTTATCGCTCAGCGTCCGTCGCTGACCGAAGAGGTCGTCGACGAGTACCGTTCCCGGTTCGTGATCGAGCCGCTGGAGCCGGGCTTCGGCTACACCCTCGGAAACTCCCTTCGCCGTACGCTCCTCTCCTCGATCCCCGGCGCTGCTGTCACCAGCATCCGGATCGACGGTGTCCTGCACGAGTTCACCACCGTGCCGGGTGTCAAGGAGGACGTCACCGACCTCATCCTGAACATCAAGCAGCTGGTCGTCTCCTCGGAGCACGACGAGCCGGTCGTGATGTACCTGCGCAAGCAGGGTCCCGGCCTGGTCACCGCTGCTGACATCGCCCCGCCGGCCGGCGTCGAGGTCCACAACCCGGACCTCGTTCTCGCGACGCTGAACGGCAAGGGCAAGCTGGAGATGGAGCTGACCGTCGAGCGCGGTCGCGGCTACGTCTCCGCCGTGCAGAACAAGCAGGTGGGCCAGGAGATCGGCCGTATCCCGGTCGACTCCATCTACTCGCCGGTGCTCAAGGTCACGTACAAGGTCGAGGCGACCCGTGTCGAGCAGCGCACCGACTTCGACAAGCTGATCGTCGACGTCGAGACCAAGCAGGCCATGCGTCCGCGTGACGCCATGGCTTCGGCCGGTAAGACCCTGGTCGAGCTGTTCGGTCTGGCGCGCGAGCTCAACATCGACGCCGAGGGCATCGACATGGGTCCGTCCCCGACGGACGCCGCGCTCGCTGCCGACCTGGCGCTGCCGATCGAGGAGCTCGAGCTCACCGTTCGTTCGTACAACTGCCTCAAGCGCGAGGGCATCCACTCCGTGGGTGAGCTCGTGGCGCGTTCCGAGGCCGACCTGCTCGACATCCGCAACTTCGGTGCGAAGTCGATCGACGAGGTCAAGGCGAAGCTGGCCGGCATGGGCCTGGCGCTCAAGGACAGCCCGCCCGGATTCGACCCGACCGCCGCCGCCGACGCCTTTGGTGCCGACGATGACGCGGACGCCGGTTTCGTCGAGACCGAGCAGTACTGA
- the rpmJ gene encoding 50S ribosomal protein L36: MKVKPSVKKICDKCKVIRRHGRVMVICDNLRHKQRQG; this comes from the coding sequence ATGAAGGTCAAGCCGAGCGTCAAGAAGATCTGCGACAAGTGCAAGGTGATCCGCCGTCACGGCCGGGTCATGGTCATCTGCGACAACCTGCGCCACAAGCAGCGCCAGGGCTGA
- the rpsK gene encoding 30S ribosomal protein S11 translates to MPPKGRQGAAKKVRRKEKKNVAHGHAHIKSTFNNTIVSITDPSGNVISWASAGHVGFKGSRKSTPFAAQMAAESAARRAQEHGMRKVDVFVKGPGSGRETAIRSLQATGLEVGSIQDVTPTPHNGCRPPKRRRV, encoded by the coding sequence ATGCCCCCCAAGGGTCGTCAGGGCGCTGCCAAGAAGGTGCGCCGCAAGGAAAAGAAGAACGTCGCTCACGGGCACGCCCACATCAAGAGCACGTTCAACAACACGATCGTCTCGATCACGGACCCCTCGGGCAACGTGATCTCCTGGGCCTCCGCCGGCCACGTCGGCTTCAAGGGCTCGCGCAAGTCCACCCCCTTCGCCGCACAGATGGCCGCCGAGTCGGCCGCCCGCCGCGCGCAGGAGCACGGCATGCGCAAGGTCGACGTCTTCGTCAAGGGTCCCGGCTCCGGCCGTGAGACCGCGATCCGCTCCCTCCAGGCCACGGGCCTCGAGGTCGGTTCGATCCAGGACGTCACCCCCACCCCGCACAACGGCTGCCGCCCCCCGAAGCGGAGGCGCGTCTGA
- the rpsM gene encoding 30S ribosomal protein S13 encodes MARLSGVDLPREKRVEIALTYVFGIGRTRSKEALAATGVDPNTRVRDLPEEDLVKLREYVDANLKTEGDLRREVQADIRRKIEIGCYQGLRHRRGLPVHGQRTSTNARTRKGPRRAIAGKKKPGKK; translated from the coding sequence ATGGCACGCCTTTCCGGCGTTGACCTCCCGCGCGAAAAGCGCGTCGAGATCGCCCTCACCTACGTCTTCGGCATCGGGCGTACCCGGTCCAAGGAAGCCCTTGCGGCCACCGGTGTCGACCCCAACACCCGCGTTCGTGATCTGCCCGAAGAGGACCTGGTCAAGCTCCGCGAGTACGTGGACGCCAACCTCAAGACCGAGGGTGACCTCCGTCGCGAGGTCCAGGCCGACATTCGCCGCAAGATCGAGATCGGCTGCTACCAGGGCCTGCGGCACCGCCGTGGCCTGCCGGTCCACGGTCAGCGCACCAGCACGAACGCTCGTACCCGCAAGGGCCCGCGTCGCGCCATCGCCGGTAAGAAGAAGCCGGGCAAGAAGTAG
- the infA gene encoding translation initiation factor IF-1, which produces MAKKQGAIEIEGTVIESLPNAMFKVELQNGHKVLAHISGKMRMHYIRILPDDRVVVELSPYDLTRGRIVYRYK; this is translated from the coding sequence GTGGCCAAGAAGCAAGGTGCCATCGAAATTGAGGGCACCGTGATCGAGTCCCTCCCGAACGCGATGTTCAAGGTGGAACTCCAGAACGGTCACAAAGTCCTCGCGCACATCTCCGGCAAGATGCGGATGCACTACATCCGTATCCTCCCGGACGACCGGGTCGTCGTGGAGCTCTCTCCGTACGACCTGACGCGTGGCCGGATCGTCTACCGGTACAAGTAG